Proteins from one Salmonella bongori NCTC 12419 genomic window:
- the pitA gene encoding inorganic phosphate transporter PitA, whose amino-acid sequence MLHLFAGLDLHTGLLLLLALAFVLFYEAINGFHDTANAVATVIYTRAMRSQLAVVMAALFNFFGVLLGGLSVAYAIVHMLPTDLLLNMGSSHGLAMVFSMLLAAIIWNLGTWYFGLPASSSHTLIGAIIGIGLTNALMTGTSVVDALNIPKVMGIFASLIVSPIVGLVVAGGLIFLLRRYWSGTKKRARIHLTPAEREKKDGKKKPPFWTRIALILSAIGVAFSHGANDGQKGIGLVMLVLIGVAPAGFVVNMNASSYEITRTRDAINNVETYFEQRPDLLKAVTGVDQLIPSPEPGATEPAEFHCHPANTINALNRAKGMLANVESYDKLSVEQRSQLRRIMLCISDTTDKVVKLPGVSSDDQRLLKKLKTDMLSTIEYAPVWIIMAVALALGIGTMIGWRRVATTIGEKIGKKGMTYAQGMSAQMTAAVSIGLASYTGMPVSTTHVLSSSVAGTMVVDGGGLQRKTVTSILMAWVFTLPAAIILSGVLYWLSLKII is encoded by the coding sequence ATGCTACATTTGTTTGCTGGCCTGGATTTACATACCGGGCTTTTATTATTGCTTGCTCTGGCTTTTGTGCTGTTCTACGAAGCAATCAACGGCTTCCATGATACAGCCAACGCAGTGGCAACCGTAATCTACACCCGCGCGATGCGTTCGCAGCTTGCGGTAGTTATGGCTGCGCTGTTCAACTTCTTTGGTGTTTTGCTGGGCGGTCTCAGCGTAGCCTATGCCATCGTGCATATGCTGCCGACAGACCTGCTGCTTAACATGGGGTCTTCACACGGTCTTGCCATGGTCTTTTCCATGCTGCTGGCCGCCATCATCTGGAACCTGGGCACCTGGTACTTTGGTTTACCCGCGTCCAGCTCGCACACGCTGATCGGTGCGATCATCGGGATTGGCTTAACCAATGCGCTGATGACCGGCACCTCGGTGGTTGATGCGCTTAACATTCCAAAAGTGATGGGCATTTTCGCCTCGCTTATCGTCTCGCCGATTGTCGGCCTGGTGGTTGCAGGCGGGCTGATTTTCTTGCTGCGTCGCTACTGGAGCGGCACCAAGAAACGCGCCCGTATTCACCTGACGCCAGCGGAACGTGAAAAGAAAGACGGCAAGAAAAAGCCGCCGTTCTGGACGCGTATCGCGCTGATCCTTTCGGCTATCGGTGTCGCGTTTTCGCATGGCGCGAACGATGGTCAGAAAGGCATTGGCCTGGTCATGCTGGTGCTGATTGGCGTCGCGCCGGCAGGCTTCGTGGTCAATATGAATGCCTCCAGCTACGAAATCACCCGTACGCGCGACGCTATCAATAATGTCGAAACGTACTTTGAGCAGCGTCCTGATCTGCTGAAAGCTGTTACCGGCGTTGATCAACTGATTCCATCTCCGGAACCGGGTGCAACTGAACCGGCTGAATTCCACTGCCATCCGGCCAATACCATTAACGCGCTCAACCGTGCGAAAGGGATGCTGGCAAACGTGGAAAGCTACGACAAGCTAAGCGTTGAGCAGCGTAGCCAGTTGCGTCGTATTATGCTGTGCATCTCCGACACCACCGATAAAGTCGTGAAATTACCTGGCGTCAGTAGCGATGATCAGCGTCTGCTGAAAAAGCTGAAGACCGATATGTTGAGCACCATTGAGTATGCTCCGGTATGGATCATTATGGCGGTCGCGCTGGCGCTGGGTATTGGTACAATGATCGGCTGGCGCCGCGTGGCAACCACCATCGGCGAGAAAATTGGTAAAAAAGGCATGACCTATGCGCAGGGAATGTCGGCGCAGATGACAGCGGCGGTCTCTATCGGTCTTGCCAGTTATACCGGTATGCCGGTTTCCACTACCCACGTCCTTTCCTCTTCAGTAGCGGGAACGATGGTGGTTGATGGCGGCGGGCTGCAGCGCAAAACCGTGACCAGCATTCTGATGGCCTGGGTATTTACATTACCGGCAGCGATTATTCTTTCCGGCGTGCTGTACTGGCTTTCGCTGAAAATTATTTAA
- the uspB gene encoding universal stress protein UspB — translation MISTVSLFWALCVVCIVNMARYFSSLRALLVVLRGCDPLLYQYVDGGGFFTTHGQPNKQVRLVWYIYAQRYRDHHDEEFIRRCERVRRQFLLTSALCGLVVVSLIALMIWH, via the coding sequence ATGATAAGCACCGTCTCACTATTCTGGGCTTTATGTGTCGTTTGCATTGTTAATATGGCGCGCTATTTCTCATCGCTACGCGCATTATTAGTGGTACTTCGTGGTTGCGATCCTTTGCTCTATCAATATGTCGATGGCGGCGGCTTCTTTACCACGCATGGCCAGCCTAATAAACAGGTGCGCCTGGTCTGGTATATCTATGCTCAGCGCTATCGCGATCATCATGATGAGGAATTTATTCGCCGTTGTGAGCGTGTGCGCCGACAGTTCCTGTTGACCAGCGCGTTATGCGGTTTGGTGGTGGTGAGCCTGATTGCGCTAATGATTTGGCACTGA
- the uspA gene encoding universal stress protein UspA yields the protein MAYKHILIAVDLSPESKVLVEKAVSMARPYNAKISLIHVDVNYSDLYTGLIDVNLGDMQKRISEETHHALTELSTNAGYPITETLSGSGDLGQVLVDAIKKYDMDLVVCGHHQDFWSKLMSSARQLINTVHVDMLIVPLRDEEE from the coding sequence ATGGCTTATAAACACATTCTTATCGCAGTAGATCTTTCCCCGGAAAGTAAAGTTCTGGTTGAAAAAGCGGTCTCTATGGCGCGCCCCTACAATGCGAAGATCTCCCTCATTCACGTAGATGTGAATTACTCTGACCTGTACACCGGCCTGATTGACGTCAACCTGGGCGATATGCAGAAACGCATCTCCGAAGAAACTCATCATGCACTGACCGAACTGTCTACCAATGCGGGTTATCCGATCACGGAAACCCTGAGTGGTAGCGGCGATCTGGGCCAGGTGCTGGTTGACGCCATCAAGAAATACGATATGGATCTGGTTGTTTGCGGCCATCACCAGGACTTCTGGAGCAAACTGATGTCTTCTGCGCGTCAGCTGATCAACACCGTTCACGTTGACATGCTGATTGTTCCGTTGCGCGACGAAGAAGAGTAA
- the dtpB gene encoding dipeptide/tripeptide permease DtpB: protein MNTTAPTGLLQQPRPFFMIFFVELWERFGYYGVQGILAVFFVKQLGFSQEQAFITFGAFAALVYGLISIGGYVGDHLLGTKRTLVLGAIVLAIGYFMTGMSLLKPDLIFIALGTIAVGNGLFKANPASLLSKCYPPKDPRLDGAFTLFYMSINIGSLLSLSLAPVIADKFGYAVTYNLCGAGLIVALLVYFACRGMVKNIGSEPDHKPLRFRHLLLVLLGTVIMVFLCAWLMHNVKVANLVLIVLSIVVTIFFFREAFRLDKTGRNKMFVAFILMIEAVLFYILYAQMPTSLNFFAINNVHHEILGFAINPVSFQALNPFWVVVASPVLAAIYTRLGSKGKDLTMPMKFTLGMFLCSLGFLTAAAAGMWFADAQGLTSPWFIVLVYLFQSLGELLISALGLAMVAALVPQHLMGFILGMWFLTQAAAFLLGGYVATFTAVPENITDPLQTLPIYTGVFSKIGLVTLAVTIVMAMMVPWLNRMINTPSTEQ from the coding sequence ATGAATACAACTGCACCTACGGGCTTGCTGCAGCAACCTCGTCCGTTCTTCATGATCTTTTTTGTAGAATTATGGGAGCGATTTGGCTATTACGGCGTCCAGGGCATCCTGGCGGTTTTTTTCGTTAAGCAGCTGGGCTTCTCTCAGGAACAAGCCTTCATTACATTTGGCGCTTTTGCGGCGTTGGTTTATGGTTTAATCTCCATCGGTGGCTATGTTGGCGACCATCTGTTAGGGACTAAACGCACGCTGGTGCTGGGTGCGATTGTGCTGGCGATTGGCTATTTTATGACCGGGATGTCACTATTAAAGCCCGATCTGATTTTTATCGCTCTGGGTACCATTGCTGTAGGTAACGGCCTGTTTAAAGCCAACCCCGCCAGTCTGCTCTCTAAATGCTATCCCCCCAAAGATCCTCGTCTGGATGGCGCCTTCACCCTGTTTTATATGTCGATTAATATCGGTTCTTTGCTATCGCTATCACTGGCGCCGGTGATTGCCGATAAATTTGGTTATGCCGTGACTTATAACCTGTGCGGCGCGGGGCTGATTGTGGCATTGCTGGTCTACTTCGCCTGTCGTGGTATGGTGAAAAATATTGGTTCTGAACCGGATCATAAACCGCTACGTTTTCGTCATCTGCTGCTGGTATTACTCGGCACTGTTATTATGGTTTTCCTTTGCGCCTGGCTGATGCACAACGTTAAGGTTGCCAATCTGGTGCTCATCGTTCTTTCTATCGTCGTGACCATTTTCTTCTTCCGTGAAGCATTTCGTCTGGATAAAACCGGGCGCAATAAGATGTTTGTGGCGTTTATTCTGATGATTGAAGCGGTGCTGTTTTACATCCTGTATGCGCAGATGCCGACCTCGCTGAACTTCTTTGCCATTAATAACGTACATCATGAAATTCTTGGATTCGCCATTAATCCGGTGAGCTTTCAGGCGCTGAATCCGTTCTGGGTGGTCGTTGCCAGTCCGGTACTGGCAGCCATTTACACTCGCCTGGGCAGCAAAGGCAAAGACCTGACCATGCCAATGAAGTTTACGCTCGGGATGTTCCTCTGCTCGCTGGGTTTTCTGACCGCCGCTGCTGCCGGAATGTGGTTCGCTGATGCGCAAGGTCTGACGTCGCCGTGGTTTATCGTCCTGGTATATCTGTTCCAAAGTCTGGGCGAGTTGCTGATTAGCGCGCTGGGACTGGCCATGGTCGCGGCACTGGTACCGCAACATCTGATGGGCTTTATTCTGGGGATGTGGTTTTTAACTCAGGCCGCCGCGTTCCTGCTGGGCGGCTATGTCGCAACGTTCACGGCGGTGCCGGAAAATATCACCGATCCGCTGCAAACATTGCCTATCTATACCGGCGTCTTTAGCAAAATTGGCCTGGTAACACTGGCGGTCACCATTGTGATGGCGATGATGGTGCCCTGGTTAAATAGAATGATTAATACGCCGAGTACCGAGCAATAA
- a CDS encoding RrF2 family transcriptional regulator produces MAFYSSGVEYGIHSLMCMVDSKGDAREMSVREIADLQSVPYDYLAKIFTRLSKAGLVRSIEGKGGGFQLAKPAEHITVLDVVNAIDGDKRIFECREIRQRLAVFDEQPPAWACEGICGVRSVMDMAQQRMEEALGQHTILDLARKMYRKAPDTFVVEVQEWINARKG; encoded by the coding sequence ATGGCGTTCTACAGTTCCGGGGTTGAGTACGGCATCCATAGTCTGATGTGCATGGTGGACAGCAAGGGAGATGCCCGCGAGATGAGTGTGCGCGAAATTGCCGATCTGCAAAGCGTACCCTACGATTATCTCGCTAAAATCTTTACCCGTCTGTCGAAAGCTGGGTTAGTACGCAGCATTGAAGGAAAGGGAGGTGGTTTTCAGCTCGCCAAACCTGCCGAGCATATTACGGTGCTCGATGTGGTTAACGCTATTGACGGAGATAAACGAATCTTTGAGTGTCGCGAGATTCGCCAGCGGTTGGCGGTATTTGATGAACAACCGCCTGCGTGGGCCTGCGAAGGGATTTGCGGCGTGCGCTCAGTGATGGATATGGCGCAACAACGGATGGAAGAAGCGCTCGGGCAACATACTATTCTCGACCTGGCACGCAAAATGTATCGTAAGGCGCCGGATACGTTTGTGGTTGAAGTTCAGGAATGGATTAATGCCCGCAAAGGGTAA
- a CDS encoding NAD(P)/FAD-dependent oxidoreductase has translation MHKHILIVGAGFSGMWAALSAARLVNNHQNKNIQITVIAPQPELRVRPRFYENAVETLVAPLQPLFDSTGIHFLSGTVQHILPDTKEVSWTDACGETHISRYDRLVLASGSHVDRSQVTGARTHAFDLDQLESAVVLENHLKDLAYQADSEARNTVVVCGGGFTGIEMALELPGRLRDILGADAKTRVVVVERGPIPGARYSEALRNIIIEASAELGVEWLVNTEVESVHASGVTLKNGQTLASQTVIWTVGVQASALTAQIDAPRDRQGRLQVNTELQVPGYEDIYATGDIACAATDDKGHYALMTCQHAILLGKFAGNNAAASLLHVAPLPYRQEKYVTCLDLGAWGAVYTEGWDQQVKLTREEAKKLKKSIVSELIYPPKADKAVAFALADPLAPFV, from the coding sequence ATGCATAAACATATTCTGATCGTAGGGGCTGGATTTTCCGGGATGTGGGCGGCGCTCAGCGCGGCTCGTCTGGTAAATAACCATCAAAACAAGAACATTCAGATCACCGTTATCGCACCTCAACCAGAGCTACGCGTGCGTCCTCGTTTTTATGAAAACGCAGTAGAAACGTTAGTTGCACCGCTTCAGCCGCTGTTTGATAGCACAGGTATTCACTTTCTGAGCGGAACGGTGCAGCACATCCTTCCGGACACAAAAGAGGTGAGCTGGACAGATGCCTGCGGCGAAACGCATATAAGTCGCTACGATCGGCTGGTGCTTGCCAGCGGTAGTCACGTAGATCGCTCACAGGTGACTGGCGCCCGGACACATGCCTTCGATCTGGATCAGCTGGAAAGCGCAGTGGTTCTGGAAAACCATCTGAAAGACCTGGCTTATCAGGCCGACAGTGAAGCGCGTAATACCGTGGTCGTATGCGGCGGCGGTTTTACGGGTATCGAAATGGCGTTAGAATTGCCGGGCCGCCTGCGCGATATTCTCGGTGCCGATGCTAAGACCAGAGTAGTCGTAGTTGAGCGCGGCCCGATACCCGGCGCACGCTATAGCGAAGCATTGCGTAACATCATCATTGAAGCCTCTGCGGAACTGGGCGTAGAGTGGCTCGTTAACACAGAAGTAGAAAGCGTTCATGCCTCGGGCGTGACGCTGAAAAACGGGCAAACTCTTGCTTCGCAGACGGTAATCTGGACAGTGGGCGTACAGGCCAGTGCCCTGACGGCGCAGATTGATGCACCGCGCGATCGTCAGGGGCGTCTACAGGTAAACACCGAACTTCAGGTGCCAGGTTACGAAGATATCTACGCCACCGGCGACATTGCCTGTGCCGCGACAGACGATAAAGGCCACTATGCGCTGATGACCTGCCAGCACGCGATTCTGTTAGGTAAATTTGCCGGTAACAACGCCGCTGCCAGCCTGCTACACGTTGCTCCCCTGCCTTATCGTCAGGAAAAGTATGTTACCTGTCTGGATCTGGGAGCCTGGGGCGCAGTCTATACCGAAGGGTGGGATCAGCAGGTGAAACTGACGCGTGAAGAGGCGAAGAAGCTGAAAAAATCGATTGTCAGCGAACTGATTTATCCGCCGAAAGCCGATAAAGCCGTGGCATTTGCGCTTGCGGATCCACTGGCGCCGTTTGTTTAA
- the rsmJ gene encoding 16S rRNA (guanine(1516)-N(2))-methyltransferase RsmJ, giving the protein MKICLMDETGATDGALSVLAARWGLEHDEDNLMALVLTAKHLELRKRDEPKLGGIFVDFVGGAMAHRRKFGGGRGEAVAKAVGIKGDYLPDVVDATAGLGRDAFVLASVGCRVRMLERNPVVAALLDDGLARGYADTEIGPWLRQRLQLIHASSLTALTDITPRPQVVYLDPMFPHKQKSALVKKEMRVFQSLVGPDLDADGLLEPARQLATKRVVVKRPDYAPPLGDVTTPNAVVTRGHRFDIYPGTPSVA; this is encoded by the coding sequence GTGAAAATCTGCTTAATGGATGAAACGGGCGCCACAGACGGCGCCTTATCTGTTCTGGCTGCCCGCTGGGGGCTGGAGCATGACGAAGACAATCTGATGGCGCTGGTACTGACGGCGAAACATCTGGAATTGCGCAAGCGTGACGAACCGAAGCTCGGCGGCATTTTTGTTGATTTTGTCGGCGGCGCGATGGCGCACCGGCGTAAGTTCGGCGGCGGACGCGGTGAAGCGGTAGCAAAGGCGGTAGGGATTAAGGGCGATTATCTGCCGGATGTGGTGGATGCGACGGCGGGGCTGGGGCGTGATGCGTTTGTACTGGCTTCCGTCGGTTGCCGTGTGCGTATGCTGGAGCGTAACCCGGTGGTGGCGGCCTTACTGGACGATGGTCTGGCGCGCGGCTATGCCGATACGGAAATCGGGCCGTGGCTACGGCAACGTTTACAGTTAATCCATGCCTCCAGCCTGACGGCGTTAACCGACATCACGCCGCGTCCACAGGTGGTGTATCTCGATCCGATGTTTCCGCATAAACAAAAGAGCGCGCTGGTGAAGAAAGAGATGCGGGTGTTTCAGTCACTGGTCGGGCCGGATTTAGACGCCGACGGGCTGTTAGAGCCGGCACGTCAGTTAGCGACCAAACGCGTAGTGGTGAAACGCCCGGATTATGCGCCGCCGCTCGGCGATGTCACCACACCGAACGCGGTAGTGACCAGGGGGCACCGGTTCGATATTTACCCCGGTACGCCGTCGGTCGCGTAA
- the prlC gene encoding oligopeptidase A, translating into MTNPLLTPFSLPPFSAIKPEHVVPAVTKALADCRTAVEGVVAQGAPYTWENLCQPLAEADDVLGRIFSPVSHLNSVKNSPELREAYEQTLPLLSEYSTWVGQHEGLYNAYRNLRDGDHYATLNTAQKKAVDNALRDFELSGIGLPKEKQQRYGEIATRLSELGNLYSNNVLDATMGWTKLITDDAELAGMPESALAAAKAQAEAKEQEGYLLTLDIPSYLPVMTYCDNQALREEMYRAYSTRASDQGPNAGKWDNSPVMEEILALRHELAQLLGFENYAHKSLATKMAENPQQVLDFLTDLAKRARPQGEKELAQLRAFAKAEFGVDELQPWDIAYYSEKQKQHLYSISDEQLRPYFPENKAVNGLFEVVKRIYGITAKERTDVDVWHSDVRFFELYDEHNELRGSFYLDLYARENKRGGAWMDDCVGQMRKADGTLQKPVAYLTCNFNRPVNGKPALFTHDEVITLFHEFGHGLHHMLTRIETAGVSGISGVPWDAVELPSQFMENWCWEPDALAFISGHYETGEPLPKELLDKMLAAKNYQAALFILRQLEFGLFDFRLHAEFNPQQGAKILETLFEIKKQVAVVPSPTWGRFPHAFSHIFAGGYAAGYYSYLWADVLAADAFSRFEEEGIFNRDTGQSFLDNILTRGGSEEPMELFKRFRGREPQLDAMLEHYGIKS; encoded by the coding sequence ATGACCAATCCATTACTGACACCTTTTTCACTGCCGCCTTTTTCTGCCATTAAACCTGAGCATGTGGTGCCTGCAGTCACCAAAGCGTTGGCCGATTGCCGGACGGCGGTAGAAGGGGTAGTGGCGCAGGGCGCGCCGTATACCTGGGAAAATCTTTGCCAGCCATTGGCAGAGGCGGATGACGTACTGGGACGAATTTTCTCCCCCGTGAGTCACCTTAACTCCGTAAAAAATAGTCCTGAACTGCGTGAAGCATATGAGCAGACGCTGCCGCTGCTGTCTGAATACAGCACCTGGGTTGGGCAACATGAAGGCCTGTACAACGCGTACCGCAACCTGCGTGACGGCGATCATTATGCCACTCTGAATACCGCACAGAAGAAGGCGGTCGATAACGCGTTACGTGATTTTGAACTGTCCGGCATCGGTCTGCCAAAAGAGAAACAACAGCGTTATGGTGAAATCGCCACGCGCTTGTCGGAACTGGGTAACCTGTACAGTAATAACGTGCTTGACGCAACGATGGGCTGGACAAAGCTCATCACCGATGACGCTGAGCTGGCGGGAATGCCGGAAAGCGCGCTCGCCGCCGCTAAAGCCCAGGCGGAAGCCAAAGAGCAGGAAGGTTACCTGCTGACCCTGGATATCCCGAGCTATCTGCCGGTCATGACCTACTGCGACAACCAGGCGTTGCGCGAAGAGATGTATCGCGCCTATTCCACCCGTGCGTCCGATCAGGGGCCGAACGCGGGTAAATGGGATAACAGTCCGGTGATGGAAGAAATTCTTGCGTTGCGCCATGAACTGGCGCAACTGTTGGGTTTCGAAAACTATGCCCATAAATCGCTGGCTACCAAAATGGCGGAAAATCCGCAGCAGGTGCTCGATTTCTTAACCGACTTGGCGAAACGCGCCCGTCCACAGGGAGAAAAAGAACTGGCGCAACTGCGCGCCTTCGCTAAAGCAGAATTCGGCGTCGACGAGCTGCAACCGTGGGATATCGCGTACTACAGCGAAAAGCAGAAACAGCATCTTTACAGCATTAGCGATGAGCAGTTACGCCCGTACTTCCCGGAAAACAAAGCAGTGAATGGCCTGTTTGAAGTGGTGAAGCGCATTTACGGCATCACCGCGAAAGAACGTACTGATGTGGATGTGTGGCATTCTGATGTGCGTTTCTTTGAGTTATATGACGAGCATAATGAACTCCGCGGTAGCTTCTACCTCGACCTGTACGCCCGCGAGAACAAACGCGGCGGGGCGTGGATGGACGACTGTGTCGGCCAGATGCGCAAAGCCGACGGCACCCTACAAAAACCGGTCGCTTATCTGACCTGTAACTTTAACCGGCCGGTGAACGGTAAACCCGCGCTTTTTACCCATGATGAAGTGATTACCCTGTTCCATGAGTTTGGTCATGGCCTGCATCATATGTTGACCCGCATTGAAACTGCTGGGGTGTCCGGTATCAGCGGCGTACCGTGGGATGCGGTCGAACTGCCAAGTCAGTTTATGGAAAACTGGTGTTGGGAGCCGGACGCGCTGGCGTTTATCTCCGGTCATTATGAAACCGGCGAGCCGCTGCCGAAGGAACTGCTGGATAAGATGTTGGCAGCGAAGAACTATCAGGCAGCGTTGTTTATTCTGCGTCAGCTGGAGTTCGGTCTGTTCGATTTCCGTCTGCACGCGGAGTTTAACCCGCAGCAAGGAGCGAAAATTCTTGAAACGCTCTTTGAAATCAAAAAACAGGTTGCTGTGGTGCCGTCACCAACATGGGGGCGCTTCCCGCACGCGTTCAGCCACATTTTTGCTGGTGGCTACGCAGCGGGTTACTACAGCTATCTGTGGGCCGACGTGCTGGCGGCAGACGCTTTTTCCCGCTTCGAGGAAGAAGGCATTTTCAACCGTGATACCGGTCAGTCATTCCTGGATAACATTCTGACTCGCGGGGGGTCTGAAGAGCCAATGGAACTCTTTAAACGTTTTCGTGGCCGCGAACCGCAACTGGATGCGATGCTGGAACACTACGGTATTAAGAGTTAA
- a CDS encoding acid phosphatase produces MKLQITALALSLTLAIPTLAQDIPLSQAESVAKSVTPDSTSAAFNHLQSQWLTQLRKALQGHAAELTRDALAQAQQNPPQADTAWLQASGYDFQTRENQQAGITLLSAFRTLPEAVLKDNLATVTAINHDADLNTRHQALADAESVGYLYYLSDAMGPRLGRAFLAAYDKGELGKAAALIKASEVSTSAAKTYFHYPRPFQVPGNAIRLTPDDVVVKDDHPYTADGGAFPSGHTNDGYTDALLMAEMIPERFDALVIRGARYGYSRLVLGVHYPLDVMGGRMIAQRNVAHYLNDPHYRTLFNEARAQLREALVKECGMTIVECAASTGKDDPYRDPAMHTFYRFTMTYNLPQQKDAYQPLKVPKGAEVLLHAALPNLSSAQRETLMKETAIPAGYPLSGETDDQQFWQRLDLSAAYEMARKMR; encoded by the coding sequence ATGAAACTACAAATTACTGCACTGGCGTTGTCGCTGACGCTGGCGATACCGACACTGGCCCAGGATATTCCTCTTTCTCAGGCGGAGTCGGTAGCGAAAAGTGTAACCCCAGACTCGACGAGCGCCGCCTTTAATCATCTTCAGTCTCAATGGTTGACTCAATTGCGTAAAGCATTACAAGGCCATGCCGCAGAGTTGACCCGCGACGCGCTGGCTCAGGCACAACAGAATCCCCCTCAGGCGGATACCGCCTGGCTACAGGCCAGCGGTTACGACTTTCAGACCAGGGAGAATCAACAGGCAGGAATTACGCTGCTTTCCGCTTTCAGGACGTTGCCGGAGGCGGTATTGAAAGACAATCTGGCGACGGTGACGGCGATTAACCACGATGCCGATCTCAACACTCGTCACCAGGCGCTGGCGGATGCGGAAAGCGTGGGTTATCTCTACTATCTTAGCGATGCGATGGGGCCACGGCTGGGGAGAGCATTTCTCGCCGCCTATGATAAAGGTGAGTTAGGCAAAGCCGCGGCATTGATTAAAGCGTCGGAAGTCAGCACCAGCGCTGCGAAAACGTATTTTCACTATCCACGCCCTTTCCAGGTTCCGGGCAATGCTATTCGTCTGACGCCAGATGATGTGGTGGTAAAAGATGATCATCCTTATACCGCGGATGGCGGCGCTTTCCCCAGTGGCCATACTAATGACGGTTACACGGATGCGCTACTGATGGCGGAAATGATTCCGGAACGCTTTGATGCGCTGGTTATTCGCGGCGCGCGCTATGGCTATTCCCGTCTGGTTCTCGGCGTACACTATCCGCTGGATGTGATGGGCGGACGCATGATCGCACAGCGTAATGTCGCGCATTATCTTAATGATCCGCATTATCGTACGTTATTCAATGAAGCTCGCGCCCAACTGCGCGAGGCGCTGGTGAAAGAATGCGGTATGACGATTGTCGAATGTGCGGCCTCGACCGGAAAAGATGATCCGTACCGCGACCCGGCCATGCATACCTTTTATCGCTTCACCATGACCTATAATCTGCCGCAGCAGAAAGACGCGTATCAGCCGTTGAAAGTACCAAAAGGCGCTGAGGTTTTGCTCCATGCTGCTCTGCCGAATCTGTCTTCGGCGCAGCGCGAGACGCTGATGAAAGAGACGGCGATACCGGCAGGATATCCGTTATCCGGCGAGACGGATGACCAACAGTTCTGGCAGCGTCTGGATTTGTCGGCGGCTTATGAAATGGCGAGAAAAATGCGCTAA
- a CDS encoding 23S rRNA (adenine(2030)-N(6))-methyltransferase RlmJ, with the protein MLSYRHSFHAGNHADVLKHTVQSLIIESLKEKEKPFLYLDTHAGAGRYLLGSEHAERTGEYLEGIARIWQQDDLPAELEAYIGVVKHFNRSGQLRYYPGSPLIARQLLREQDSLQLTELHPSDFPLLRAEFQKDNRARVERADGYQQLKAKLPPVSRRGLILIDPPYEIKTDYQAVVNGISEGYKRFATGTYALWYPVVLRQQIKRMIHDLEATGIRKILQIELAIRPDSDQRGMTASGMIVINPPWKLEQQMNNVLPWLHSKLAPNGHGHTSVSWIVPE; encoded by the coding sequence ATGCTCAGTTATCGCCACAGCTTTCACGCAGGCAACCATGCCGACGTCCTAAAACACACCGTTCAGAGTCTGATAATCGAATCGCTCAAAGAAAAAGAAAAACCGTTTCTCTATCTGGACACGCACGCTGGCGCGGGGCGCTATCTGTTGGGCAGCGAACATGCTGAACGTACCGGAGAGTATCTGGAAGGCATCGCCCGAATCTGGCAGCAGGACGACCTCCCCGCTGAACTGGAGGCGTATATTGGCGTGGTAAAACACTTCAATCGCAGTGGGCAATTACGCTACTATCCGGGTTCGCCGTTAATTGCCCGCCAGTTGCTGCGCGAGCAGGACAGTCTGCAACTCACGGAATTGCATCCCAGCGATTTCCCTCTGTTGCGTGCAGAGTTTCAAAAAGACAACCGTGCCCGCGTGGAGCGCGCCGACGGCTATCAGCAGTTAAAAGCCAAATTACCGCCGGTTTCCCGCCGCGGCCTGATCCTCATTGACCCGCCTTATGAAATCAAAACCGACTACCAGGCCGTGGTCAACGGTATTAGTGAAGGATATAAACGTTTCGCCACCGGCACGTACGCGCTATGGTATCCGGTGGTGTTACGCCAGCAGATTAAGCGCATGATTCATGATCTGGAGGCCACCGGCATCCGCAAAATTCTGCAAATTGAGCTGGCGATCCGCCCGGATAGCGATCAGCGCGGTATGACGGCATCCGGCATGATTGTGATTAACCCGCCGTGGAAACTGGAGCAGCAGATGAACAACGTGTTACCG